Proteins from a genomic interval of Rhodococcus rhodochrous:
- a CDS encoding TetR/AcrR family transcriptional regulator gives MTTENSAGSALSPRASEAVKRSLTPRQEAASRDVDTLIRCGRELLTRGEPARVADIVAAAGLSNDAFYRYFKSKGDFVDAVVEEGGHRLVRYLRHKIDKAADPEAALRAGIAAVLNQAVDPEIAAATRNVVSSAGGRSHAPKVREDLEKAVAEVLAGPIADLGSADPQRDSLTTSILLLAVMEHLLWRDASTFDADAEVEQIAGYARRGLRTS, from the coding sequence GTGACCACCGAGAATTCAGCCGGGTCGGCCCTGTCGCCCCGCGCCTCCGAGGCCGTGAAGCGAAGCCTGACGCCCCGACAGGAGGCCGCGAGCCGCGACGTCGACACCCTGATCCGGTGCGGACGCGAACTGCTCACCCGGGGCGAACCTGCGCGCGTCGCCGACATCGTGGCCGCCGCGGGGCTCTCCAACGACGCCTTCTACCGCTACTTCAAGAGCAAGGGCGATTTCGTCGACGCCGTCGTCGAGGAGGGCGGACACCGCCTCGTCCGGTATCTGCGCCACAAGATCGACAAGGCCGCCGACCCCGAGGCCGCCCTGCGTGCCGGCATCGCGGCCGTCCTGAACCAGGCCGTCGATCCCGAGATCGCCGCCGCCACCCGCAACGTCGTATCCTCCGCCGGCGGGCGGTCGCATGCACCGAAGGTGCGCGAGGATCTGGAGAAGGCGGTCGCGGAGGTACTCGCCGGCCCCATCGCCGATCTGGGATCGGCCGACCCGCAACGGGATTCGCTCACCACCTCGATCCTACTGCTCGCGGTGATGGAGCATCTGTTGTGGCGGGACGCGTCCACCTTCGACGCCGACGCAGAGGTCGAGCAGATCGCCGGATACGCGCGACGGGGCCTGCGCACGTCCTAG
- the fadD32 gene encoding long-chain-fatty-acid--AMP ligase FadD32: MSVGFEEFIDENGRIRLPEGQTLLDHLEGNFASNGDDLAYRYIDYSRERDGEVHELTWDQFGVRIKAIAARLQQVTAPGDRVAILAPQGLDYVVSFFAAIYAGTIAVPLFDPDEPGHTDRLHAVLGDCTPSAILTATSSAAGVRQFFRPLPAAQRPRVIAVDAIPDSVAESWNRPPIGTDDIAYLQYTSGSTRVPAGVEITHRSVLTNVIQMADSIELNESSRGVTWLPLFHDMGLLTVILPAVGGKYITIMSPRAFVARPSRWIRELAAVSDGAGTFAAAPNFAFEHAAARAVPKPGEELDLSNVIGLINGSEPVTTSSMRKFNEAFGPYGLPRTAIKPSYGMAEATLFVSSTRHSDEAKVIYVDRTALNAGRVVRVEPDAENAIPQVSCGYVARSQWAAIVDAETGTEMPDEQVGEIWLHGENMGIGYWGRKEETDNTFHNRITKRLAEGSHAEGTPDDSKWLRTGDYGVYIDGELYITGRVKDLVIVDGRNHYPQDLEFSAQEASSALRPGFVAAFAVPANQLPREVFDNDASGLQFDADDSSEQLVIVAERAPGAGKADPQPIADAVRAAISSRHGVTARDVLLVPAGSIPRTSSGKIARRACKTAYVEGTLRGGYQQQAFPDSV, translated from the coding sequence TTGAGCGTCGGGTTCGAAGAGTTCATCGATGAGAACGGGCGGATCAGGCTGCCGGAAGGGCAGACCCTGCTCGATCACCTCGAGGGGAACTTCGCTTCAAACGGTGACGACCTCGCCTACCGGTACATCGACTACTCGCGGGAACGCGACGGCGAGGTGCACGAGCTGACCTGGGATCAGTTCGGTGTGCGCATCAAGGCCATCGCCGCGCGCCTGCAGCAGGTCACCGCTCCCGGCGACCGTGTCGCGATCCTCGCTCCGCAGGGCCTCGACTACGTCGTGTCCTTCTTCGCCGCGATCTACGCCGGTACCATCGCCGTGCCGCTGTTCGATCCCGATGAGCCCGGCCACACCGATCGTCTGCACGCCGTTCTCGGCGACTGCACCCCCAGCGCGATCCTCACCGCCACCTCGTCCGCGGCCGGCGTGCGGCAGTTCTTCCGCCCGCTCCCCGCTGCGCAGCGTCCCCGCGTGATCGCCGTCGACGCCATCCCCGACTCGGTCGCCGAGTCCTGGAACCGGCCGCCCATCGGCACCGACGACATCGCGTACCTGCAGTACACCTCCGGCTCGACCCGCGTTCCCGCCGGCGTCGAGATCACCCACCGCTCGGTGCTCACCAACGTCATCCAGATGGCCGACTCGATCGAGCTCAACGAGTCGTCGCGCGGCGTGACCTGGCTGCCGCTGTTCCACGACATGGGCCTGCTCACGGTGATCCTGCCCGCGGTCGGCGGCAAGTACATCACCATCATGAGCCCGCGCGCCTTCGTGGCCCGGCCGAGCCGCTGGATCCGCGAGCTCGCCGCCGTCTCCGACGGTGCCGGCACCTTCGCCGCCGCCCCGAACTTCGCGTTCGAGCATGCTGCGGCACGCGCGGTCCCCAAGCCCGGCGAAGAACTCGACCTGAGCAACGTCATCGGCCTGATCAACGGCAGCGAGCCGGTCACCACGTCGTCGATGCGCAAGTTCAACGAGGCCTTCGGCCCCTACGGTCTGCCCCGCACGGCGATCAAGCCGTCCTACGGCATGGCCGAGGCCACCCTGTTCGTCTCCTCCACCCGTCACAGCGACGAGGCGAAGGTCATCTACGTCGACCGCACCGCACTCAACGCGGGCCGGGTCGTGCGCGTCGAGCCCGACGCCGAGAACGCCATCCCGCAGGTCTCCTGCGGTTACGTCGCGCGCAGCCAGTGGGCCGCGATCGTCGACGCCGAGACCGGCACCGAGATGCCCGACGAGCAGGTCGGCGAGATCTGGCTGCACGGCGAGAACATGGGCATCGGCTACTGGGGTCGCAAGGAAGAGACCGACAACACCTTCCACAACCGCATCACCAAGCGCCTGGCCGAGGGCAGCCACGCCGAGGGCACCCCGGACGACAGCAAGTGGCTGCGCACCGGCGACTACGGCGTCTACATCGACGGTGAGCTCTACATCACCGGTCGCGTCAAGGACCTCGTGATCGTCGACGGCCGCAACCACTACCCGCAGGACCTCGAGTTCTCGGCGCAGGAGGCCAGCTCCGCGCTGCGCCCCGGCTTCGTCGCAGCCTTCGCGGTGCCGGCCAACCAGCTGCCGCGCGAGGTGTTCGACAACGACGCCTCCGGCCTGCAGTTCGATGCCGACGATTCGTCGGAGCAGCTCGTGATCGTCGCCGAGCGCGCTCCCGGCGCCGGCAAGGCCGATCCGCAGCCGATCGCCGACGCGGTGCGTGCCGCGATCTCGTCCCGGCACGGTGTCACCGCCCGCGACGTGCTGCTCGTGCCGGCCGGTTCCATCCCCCGTACGTCCAGCGGAAAGATCGCGCGTCGGGCGTGCAAGACCGCATATGTCGAGGGAACGCTGCGCGGTGGTTACCAGCAGCAGGCCTTCCCGGACAGCGTGTAA
- a CDS encoding acyl-CoA carboxylase subunit beta, translating to MSTTAQKLAELREKLEIAKEPAGELAIAKRAKKGIPSARERIDMLLDRGSFVEIGALMKTPGRDDAMYGDAVVVGHGTVDGRPVAVFSHDQTVFGGSVGEMFGRKVAAVLDFALKIGCPVVGINDSGGARVQDAVTSLAWYGEIGKRHEPLSGLCPQISVIVGNCAGGAVYAPINTDVVVATEGSHMFVTGPDVIKAVTGESVSLEELGGARQQAEYGNVHHVAPDEKAAFEWVRQYLSYMPSNAQEKPPVINPGLEPEVTPDDLELDTFMPDADNSGYDMHDILLKIFDDGEFLEVRSQTAPNIITGYARVDGHAVGVVANQPLYLSGALDAAAADKAAHFVRVCDAYDIPLVFVVDTPGFLPGVEQEKIGVIKRGGRFLFSYVEASVPKVTVVVRKAYGGGYAVMGSKQLGADINFAWPTARIAVMGAESAVAVIGRRQIEAAGENAPAVRQQLINFYNEHVATPYIAAERGYVDAVIEPSTTRLEIRKALTLLRDKEVFKNPRKHHLLPL from the coding sequence GTGAGCACCACGGCACAGAAGCTGGCCGAGCTGCGCGAGAAGCTGGAGATCGCGAAGGAGCCTGCCGGCGAACTCGCGATCGCCAAGCGCGCGAAGAAGGGCATCCCGAGCGCTCGCGAGCGCATCGACATGCTGCTCGACAGGGGCAGCTTCGTCGAGATCGGCGCGCTGATGAAGACGCCCGGCCGCGACGATGCGATGTACGGCGACGCCGTCGTCGTCGGGCACGGCACGGTCGACGGCCGCCCGGTCGCGGTGTTCTCCCACGACCAGACCGTCTTCGGCGGCAGCGTCGGTGAGATGTTCGGCCGCAAGGTCGCCGCGGTCCTCGACTTCGCCCTCAAGATCGGTTGCCCGGTCGTCGGCATCAACGACTCCGGTGGTGCCCGCGTGCAGGACGCCGTCACCTCGCTCGCCTGGTACGGCGAGATCGGCAAGCGCCACGAGCCACTGTCGGGTCTGTGCCCGCAGATCTCGGTGATCGTCGGCAACTGCGCCGGTGGTGCGGTCTACGCGCCGATCAACACCGACGTCGTGGTCGCCACCGAGGGCTCGCACATGTTCGTCACCGGCCCCGACGTCATCAAGGCCGTCACCGGTGAGAGCGTGAGCCTCGAGGAACTCGGCGGTGCCCGTCAGCAGGCCGAGTACGGCAACGTGCACCACGTCGCGCCCGACGAGAAGGCCGCCTTCGAGTGGGTGCGGCAGTACCTGAGCTACATGCCGTCCAACGCGCAGGAGAAGCCGCCGGTCATCAATCCCGGTCTCGAACCGGAGGTCACCCCCGACGATCTCGAACTCGACACGTTCATGCCCGACGCCGACAACTCCGGCTACGACATGCACGACATCCTGCTGAAGATCTTCGACGACGGCGAGTTCCTCGAGGTCCGCTCGCAGACCGCGCCGAACATCATCACCGGCTACGCGCGCGTCGACGGTCACGCTGTGGGTGTCGTGGCGAACCAGCCGCTGTACCTGTCGGGTGCGCTCGACGCGGCCGCTGCAGACAAGGCCGCGCACTTCGTGCGTGTCTGCGACGCCTACGACATCCCGCTCGTGTTCGTCGTCGACACCCCGGGCTTCCTGCCCGGTGTCGAGCAGGAGAAGATCGGCGTCATCAAGCGTGGCGGCCGCTTCCTGTTCTCGTATGTCGAGGCGTCGGTCCCGAAGGTGACCGTCGTGGTGCGCAAGGCCTACGGCGGCGGCTACGCCGTGATGGGTTCGAAGCAGCTCGGCGCCGACATCAACTTCGCGTGGCCCACCGCGCGTATCGCCGTGATGGGTGCCGAGTCGGCTGTCGCGGTGATCGGCCGTCGGCAGATCGAGGCCGCGGGGGAGAACGCTCCGGCGGTGCGTCAGCAGCTCATCAACTTCTACAACGAGCACGTCGCGACGCCGTACATTGCGGCCGAGCGCGGATACGTCGACGCGGTGATCGAGCCGTCGACGACCCGCCTCGAGATCCGCAAGGCGCTCACTCTCCTTCGCGACAAGGAAGTGTTCAAGAACCCGCGGAAGCATCACCTGCTGCCGCTGTAG
- the pks13 gene encoding polyketide synthase Pks13 (Pks13 is a key enzyme in mycolic acid biosynthesis.): protein MTVAQLREWLRNWIADATGQPVSQISDDRPMEEFGLSSRDAVAMAGEIEELLGVTLNATIAYQHPTIASLATRIIEGEPEAPAEDDSALYTVGAAAGSKDVAIVGLSTRLPGHVDTPEQMWELLASGRDGISDLPEGRWSEFENDPAVWESIRNANTRGGYLDDVKGFDAEFFAMSPREVEMVDPQQRLALELTWEALEHAHIPPSDLKGGSVGVFIGSSASDYMLLAVGDPSAAHPYALTGTSTAVIANRVSYFYDFHGPSVTLDTACSSSLVAVHQAVRALRNGEADVALAGGVNMLLAPAGTLGFDELGVMAPDGRIKAFSADADGMIRAEGGGLVVLKRLEDAERDGDDILAVIAGSAVNQDGRSNGLAAPNPEAQVDVLRRAYRDAQILPSGVDYIEAHGTGTVLGDPIEADALGRVVGRGREDDKPVLLGSAKTNFGHLESAAGAAGLIKVVLAMQNDQLPPTLNYTAPNPYIPFDSAHLKVIPEGAKWPRYTGRAVAGVSGFGFGGTNAHVVVREYTGPEGLEASEAEVEVLPEEIPAAAETTEQARELPVLLAVSAAMPSRRRRAAADLADWLETEKGSTTPLADVARTLARRNHGRSRAIVVASNHGEAIAGLRAVAAGKPAQGVFTADAPASKGAVWVLSGFGAQHRKMAKQLYLENPVFAAAVDEVDELIYDESGYSMKEKFLDDAQDYDVETAQVGIFTIQIGLAALLRHHGAEPAAVVGHSMGEAAGAYISGGLSLEDAVRVICSRSRLMGEAESGLTGDDIRLMALVEYSAAEITDVLPDFPQLEVCVYAAPTHTVIGGPQEQVNAIVARAEAEEKFARVLQTKGASHTSQVDPILGELAAELAGIEPHRLKVDLYSSVDQETLYRAGHDGIHDVEYWTKGMRHSVYFTQAIRQALSDGHTTFVELNANPATLMSVAATAFDAGVQDGQFIQTLKRKEDESLGVLTALAQLYVHGQSVDLKTLLPEGGYVDLPRTAFIRKPYWVEANIGTSGNGRAPGARVALPDGRYVWEVQASAVTDAAELVVAAASQVLSDVTLTASIPHTGVPATGTLTTTLTRHPGGASLQVHANAGDAFTLVHEGVVTSGEPLPAPVAVAAKPAVQAEEMPEVVESFGDKWDPSGSQSLDDRLTLIVAESMGYAPEDLPAEIPLIELGLDSLMAVRIKNRVEYEFDIPQLQLSAVKDASLRDVAKYLRYAVENREEVAQLAEQQAAEKAAERAAAANGDELPQAAEQVELPEREDTTAVGEAEQILAEADEQTAAEKAEPEQESSGVDVPPRDAAERLTFASWAVVTGKSAKGIFNPLPRLERDVAEKLAARLTERAEGEITVDDVLAASTVEQLAETVRQHLESADRIDGLVRTLRPRAEGSDAVPVFVFHPAGGSTVAYEPLLRRLPAHTPVFGFERTEGPIDTRAQAYLPLIEEIQGDGPYVLCGWSLGGVLAYAVARLLREKGKDVRLVGLIDTVMAGEKVEDTPDEIRKRWQRYSAFAKKTYGIDAPLPYDLLAEAGSDEEQIGILMGLLELSGAQIPGGIIEHQRTSWLDNRAIQTAELAPYGGKVVLYMADKYHDDAIDLEPAFGTRRPDGGWGEVVEDLEVVHVGGDHLQIVDEPYISKVGEDLTRKLADIEASRS from the coding sequence ATGACGGTTGCGCAGCTGCGCGAATGGCTGCGCAACTGGATCGCCGACGCGACCGGACAGCCGGTCTCCCAGATCTCGGACGATCGTCCGATGGAGGAGTTCGGACTGTCCTCCCGGGACGCCGTCGCCATGGCGGGCGAGATCGAGGAACTCCTCGGTGTCACCCTCAACGCGACGATCGCCTACCAGCACCCGACGATCGCGTCGCTCGCGACGCGCATCATCGAAGGTGAGCCCGAGGCACCCGCCGAGGACGACTCCGCCCTGTACACGGTCGGTGCCGCGGCGGGTTCGAAGGACGTCGCCATCGTCGGTCTGTCCACCCGTTTGCCGGGCCACGTCGACACCCCCGAACAGATGTGGGAGCTGCTCGCGTCCGGACGCGACGGCATCTCCGATCTGCCCGAGGGCCGCTGGTCGGAGTTCGAGAACGACCCCGCCGTGTGGGAGTCGATCCGCAACGCCAACACCAGGGGCGGCTACCTCGACGACGTGAAGGGCTTCGACGCCGAGTTCTTCGCGATGTCGCCGCGCGAGGTCGAGATGGTCGACCCGCAGCAGCGCCTCGCGCTGGAGCTGACCTGGGAAGCACTCGAGCATGCGCACATCCCGCCGAGCGACCTCAAGGGCGGCTCGGTCGGTGTGTTCATCGGCAGCTCGGCCAGCGACTACATGCTCCTCGCGGTCGGCGATCCGTCCGCAGCGCATCCCTACGCGCTCACCGGCACCTCCACCGCGGTCATCGCCAACCGCGTGTCGTACTTCTACGACTTCCACGGCCCGTCCGTCACGCTCGACACGGCGTGCTCGTCGTCGCTGGTCGCCGTGCACCAGGCCGTGCGCGCACTGCGCAACGGCGAAGCCGACGTCGCCCTCGCCGGTGGCGTCAACATGCTGCTCGCCCCGGCCGGCACCCTCGGCTTCGACGAACTCGGCGTCATGGCACCCGACGGCCGCATCAAGGCGTTTTCCGCCGACGCCGACGGCATGATCCGCGCCGAGGGTGGCGGTCTCGTCGTGCTCAAGCGTCTCGAGGACGCCGAGCGCGACGGCGACGACATCCTCGCGGTGATCGCCGGTTCGGCCGTCAACCAGGACGGCCGCTCCAACGGTCTGGCCGCTCCCAACCCCGAAGCGCAGGTCGACGTGCTGCGCCGCGCCTACCGCGACGCGCAGATCCTGCCGTCCGGTGTCGACTACATCGAGGCGCACGGCACCGGCACGGTGCTCGGCGACCCGATCGAGGCCGACGCGCTCGGCCGTGTCGTCGGTCGTGGGCGTGAGGACGACAAGCCGGTCCTGCTCGGTTCGGCCAAGACCAACTTCGGTCACCTCGAGTCCGCCGCCGGTGCGGCCGGTCTCATCAAGGTCGTTCTCGCGATGCAGAACGATCAGCTTCCGCCGACGCTCAACTACACCGCGCCCAACCCGTACATCCCGTTCGACAGCGCGCACCTGAAGGTCATCCCCGAGGGTGCGAAGTGGCCGCGCTACACCGGTCGCGCTGTCGCCGGTGTGTCCGGATTCGGTTTCGGTGGCACGAACGCGCACGTCGTCGTGCGCGAGTACACCGGCCCCGAGGGGCTCGAAGCGTCCGAGGCCGAGGTCGAGGTCCTGCCGGAGGAGATTCCCGCCGCCGCGGAGACCACCGAGCAGGCCCGTGAGCTGCCCGTCCTGCTCGCCGTCTCCGCTGCGATGCCGTCGCGTCGCCGCCGTGCCGCCGCAGATCTTGCCGACTGGCTCGAGACCGAGAAGGGCAGCACGACGCCGCTCGCCGACGTCGCCCGCACGCTCGCTCGTCGCAACCACGGCCGGTCCCGCGCGATCGTCGTGGCGAGCAACCACGGTGAGGCGATCGCCGGTCTGCGTGCCGTCGCCGCCGGCAAGCCCGCGCAGGGCGTGTTCACCGCCGACGCTCCCGCCTCCAAGGGCGCGGTGTGGGTGCTGTCCGGCTTCGGTGCCCAGCACCGCAAGATGGCCAAGCAGCTGTACCTGGAGAACCCGGTCTTCGCGGCGGCCGTCGACGAGGTCGACGAGCTGATCTACGACGAGTCGGGCTACTCCATGAAGGAGAAGTTCCTCGACGACGCGCAGGACTACGACGTCGAGACCGCGCAGGTCGGCATCTTCACGATCCAGATCGGTCTCGCCGCGCTGCTGCGCCACCACGGCGCCGAGCCCGCCGCGGTCGTCGGTCACTCGATGGGTGAGGCCGCCGGTGCCTACATCTCGGGCGGACTCTCGCTCGAGGACGCCGTGCGCGTCATCTGCTCGCGCTCGCGTCTGATGGGTGAGGCCGAATCCGGCCTGACCGGCGACGACATCCGCCTCATGGCGCTCGTCGAGTACAGCGCCGCCGAGATCACCGACGTGCTGCCCGACTTCCCGCAGCTCGAGGTCTGCGTCTATGCGGCGCCGACGCACACCGTCATCGGTGGCCCGCAGGAACAGGTCAACGCGATCGTCGCGCGTGCCGAGGCCGAGGAGAAGTTCGCCCGGGTCCTGCAGACCAAGGGTGCGAGCCACACCTCGCAGGTCGATCCGATCCTCGGCGAGCTCGCGGCCGAGCTCGCCGGCATCGAACCGCACCGCCTGAAGGTCGACCTGTACTCGTCGGTCGACCAGGAGACGCTCTACCGCGCAGGTCACGACGGCATCCACGACGTCGAGTACTGGACCAAGGGCATGCGCCACAGCGTGTACTTCACGCAGGCGATCCGGCAGGCCCTGTCCGACGGGCACACCACCTTCGTCGAGCTCAACGCCAACCCCGCGACGCTCATGTCGGTCGCGGCGACGGCCTTCGACGCCGGTGTGCAGGACGGCCAGTTCATCCAGACGCTCAAGCGCAAGGAGGACGAGTCCCTCGGGGTGCTGACCGCCCTCGCGCAGCTGTACGTGCACGGGCAGTCGGTCGACCTGAAGACCCTGCTGCCGGAAGGCGGCTACGTCGACCTGCCGCGCACCGCCTTCATCCGCAAGCCGTACTGGGTCGAAGCCAACATCGGCACCTCCGGCAACGGCCGCGCGCCCGGCGCCCGCGTCGCACTCCCGGACGGCCGCTACGTCTGGGAGGTGCAGGCCTCCGCCGTCACCGACGCCGCCGAGCTGGTCGTCGCGGCGGCCTCGCAGGTGCTGTCGGATGTCACGCTCACCGCGTCCATCCCGCACACCGGCGTCCCCGCGACCGGCACCCTCACCACGACGCTCACCCGGCACCCGGGCGGCGCGTCGCTGCAGGTGCACGCGAACGCCGGCGACGCTTTCACGCTCGTCCACGAGGGTGTCGTCACCTCCGGTGAGCCGCTGCCCGCGCCCGTCGCGGTGGCCGCGAAGCCGGCCGTGCAGGCCGAGGAGATGCCCGAGGTCGTCGAGTCGTTCGGCGACAAGTGGGATCCGAGCGGATCGCAGAGCCTCGACGACCGCCTGACGCTGATCGTCGCCGAGTCCATGGGCTACGCGCCCGAGGATCTGCCGGCCGAGATCCCGCTCATCGAGCTGGGCCTCGACTCGCTCATGGCGGTCCGCATCAAGAACCGCGTCGAGTACGAGTTCGACATCCCGCAGCTGCAGCTGTCGGCGGTCAAGGACGCGAGCCTGCGCGACGTCGCGAAGTACCTGCGGTACGCCGTGGAGAACCGCGAGGAGGTTGCGCAGCTCGCCGAGCAGCAGGCCGCCGAGAAGGCAGCCGAGCGCGCCGCCGCTGCGAACGGGGACGAGCTTCCCCAGGCCGCCGAGCAGGTCGAGCTTCCCGAGCGCGAGGACACCACCGCGGTCGGCGAGGCCGAGCAGATCCTCGCCGAGGCCGACGAGCAGACCGCGGCCGAGAAGGCCGAGCCCGAGCAGGAGTCGAGCGGGGTCGACGTGCCGCCGCGCGACGCCGCGGAACGGTTGACCTTCGCCTCCTGGGCCGTGGTCACGGGCAAGTCGGCCAAGGGCATCTTCAATCCGCTGCCGAGGCTCGAGCGTGATGTCGCCGAGAAGCTCGCGGCACGGCTGACCGAGCGGGCCGAGGGCGAGATCACCGTCGACGACGTGCTCGCCGCCTCGACCGTCGAGCAGCTCGCCGAGACCGTCCGTCAGCATCTCGAATCCGCCGATCGCATCGACGGACTCGTGCGCACGCTGCGGCCCCGCGCGGAGGGATCGGACGCCGTGCCGGTCTTCGTCTTCCACCCGGCGGGTGGTTCGACGGTCGCGTACGAGCCGCTGCTGCGCCGCCTGCCCGCGCACACCCCGGTGTTCGGTTTCGAGCGCACCGAGGGCCCCATCGACACCCGCGCCCAGGCGTACCTGCCGCTCATCGAGGAGATCCAGGGCGACGGCCCGTACGTGCTGTGCGGCTGGTCGCTCGGCGGTGTCCTCGCCTACGCGGTGGCCCGTCTGCTCCGCGAGAAGGGCAAGGACGTGCGTCTTGTCGGCCTCATCGACACCGTCATGGCCGGTGAGAAGGTCGAGGACACGCCCGACGAGATCCGTAAGCGCTGGCAGCGCTACTCGGCGTTCGCGAAGAAGACCTACGGGATCGACGCGCCGCTGCCCTACGACCTCCTGGCCGAGGCCGGCAGCGACGAGGAGCAGATCGGCATCCTGATGGGGCTGCTCGAGCTGAGCGGGGCGCAGATCCCCGGCGGCATCATCGAGCACCAGCGCACGTCGTGGCTCGACAACCGCGCCATCCAGACCGCGGAACTCGCGCCCTACGGCGGCAAGGTCGTGCTGTACATGGCCGACAAGTACCACGACGACGCGATCGATCTCGAGCCGGCCTTCGGCACCCGCCGACCCGATGGGGGTTGGGGCGAGGTCGTCGAAGATCTCGAGGTCGTACACGTCGGCGGCGATCACCTGCAGATCGTCGACGAACCGTACATCTCGAAGGTGGGGGAAGACCTGACCCGCAAGCTGGCCGACATCGAGGCCTCGAGGAGCTGA